In the Deltaproteobacteria bacterium genome, TGTTGGCGCGAATATATGAGTGAATAATTTTGTGGAACGTCAAATGCCATGCCGCAGCTCAAGATGGTTCGAGCTAATTACTTTTCTTCTCAATTATCCTTTTTTAGACGCCTAGTGACAGATGCAATGCTCTGCGCGGTGCGTTTATCCGTTGCTTCGCTAGGTAATGTGAATGTGGCTAAGCGATTTTCGCGATACGCCGAGTAGTCCAATGTTTCAGCGTTACTGTGATACATCCAGCTATCTATGTTGGCGCATTTTACACAAATGAATATACCTATAGCTATGCACGCTATAAACCAAATGACCGCATTTCGCTGTATTGCACCAAAATCTGCGCAGGGATCTTCTGTCTTGCTAGACTGCATATTACTAATTACCTATTCCTTCTTATTTATCTTTATCTGACTTTGTCTTTTTTCGCGTAGTCGCTGCCTTCTTAGGCTTTCCCTTAGTTTCGCCTTCATTTGAAACCCGTGCTTCAATTAGCTCCAATGCCTGCTCCAAGGTAAGCTCATCTACGTTCATGCTTTTAGCAAGCGATGCATTCGTCGTGCCATCGGTAACGTAAGGCCCGTAAATGCCGCTTTTTAAAACTATCGGAGCTTTGGTAAGTGGATTTTCACCGAGCTCTCTAAGCACCTTTGCTCCTCTACTAGAGCGACCCTTCTTAGGTTGACTAAGGAGCTCTAGGGCTTGATCATAAGTGATATCAATTGGGGTGGCAAGATCTGTAGGTATAGAGCGCGTCTCTGTTCCGCACTTGATATATGGGCCGTAGCGGCCGCTTGCTGCAAGAATAGGTTCCTTGGTGCCTGGGTTCTCTCCAAGAGTTCTCGGCAGCGATAACAGCTTAAGAGCGGTATCTAGCGTAATTTCCTCTGGCTTCATGCCGGCGAGCAATGAAGCCATTTTAGGCTTTGGGCCGCCCTTAATTTGTTCGCCAAGTTGAACATAGGGGCCAAATCGGCCGTTTTTCAAAAACACTGGTTCATTTGTTTGAGGGTCATTGCCTAAGGATTCTGCTTCTTGTACAGACTGTGCCAATATTTCAGCAGCTTTGTCCGGCGTCAATTCGTCTGGTGCGATATCTTCTGGCAAGCCGGCCCTGCGCGTTCCATCTGTTAGGAATGGGCCCCAGCGACCAATTCTTACTTCGAGATTCGCGCTAGGTGTGCCGTCGTTAGAAGATATTGGGATTCCGCAGACATCGCGCGGATCGATTGATTTCTCGCCTTGCTCTACTAGCGTTTTTAATCCGAAATGCGAATTGCCAAAATAAAAATCACTTAGATAGCGAATGTTTTCAGCTTCGCCGCGGGAAATGGCATCGAGGTCATCTTCTAAACGCGCTGTAAATTCGTAATCCAGCAAATGGGTAAAGTGTTTTTCTAACAGGTTCACTACGGCCATAGCCGTAAACGTTGGAACCAAGGCAGTTTGGCGTCTTACTGCATAGGAACGAGACAAAATGACATCGACGATGGAAGCCCATGTGCTCGGTCTTCCAATTCCTCTTCTCTCAAGTTCCTTAATTAGAGTCCCTTCAGTATAACGGGCTGGCGGCTGAGTGTGATGCTCGGTAGAGTCAATCTTTCTCTTGTCTAGATGTTCGCCCTTGTTAAGAACGGGAAGGAGTTTTTCTTGATCTGCAAGTTTTGCATCTGGATCGTCTGAGCCTTCGACGTATGCACGCAGGAAACCAGGAAACTCTATTGTCTTACCAGACGCCCGAAATGTTAACCCATTGCATTCTATGCTAACGCCTATGTGTTTGCCATACGCATCAGTCATCTGACTCGCAACAGTCCTTTTCCAGATGAGATCGTAAAGTTTTGCCGCTTCCTCGCCCAGTTCTTTCCCAACTTGATCTTGGCTTGCAAAGTTGGCACCCGCTGGACGAATGGCTTCGTGCGCCTCCTGAGCATTCTTAACCTGCGTCTTATAGACTCGTGGAGCAGGGGGAAGGTAATCATTGCCGTAATGCTCTTTAATGAGGGCGCGGCTAGCACCCAAGGCTTCTTCCGATAAAGTAGTAGAATCTGTACGCATGTAAGTGATAAAACCGTTTTCGTACAGACGTTGCGCGATCCCCATAGTTGCTTTCGCAGAGAGGCGAAATTTTCGGTTTGCCTCTTGTTGTAGCGTGCTTGTTACAAATGGGGGTTGAGGTTTGGTAGTATAGGGTTTCTCCTCAACGCTTGATATAACTGCCGATGCTGTCTTAATCGATTCTACGAGCTCGCGGGCTGCATTGATATCGAGTGCAATGATGCTATCAGCTTTTAGGAGTTGCCCCGTGTTTGGATCAAAATCCTTTCCTGTAGCTACGCGTTTGTCCTTAATATGGGTAAGTTGCGCCTGGAACGTTTCGCCGGTAGAAGGTTTTGCAAATTCGGCCTTAATTCCCCAGAAGCTCGCCATGCGAAACTTCATGCGCTCGTTTTCTCGCTCGACCAGCAAGCGAATCGTTACGCTCTGGACTCGGCCTGCGCTTAGTTTTGAGGCGATTTTTTTCCACAGCAATGGGCTTACCTCATAACCAAAGAGCCGATCTATAATTCGCCTAGTTTCCTGTGCTCGTACTAAATTTTCATCTATATCTCTGGGCGAATTGAGCGCCTGCTGAATCGCTTCCTTTGTTATTTCATGAAACACGAGTCTCTTAATCGGGACTTTGGGCTTTAGTGTCTGGACGAGGTGCCAGCTAATAGATTCGCCCTCTCGGTCTTCGTCAGTTGCTAGGAATACGACTTGGGCGTTCTTCAGGGCATCTTTTAAATCTTTAACATTTTGCTTCTTGGATTTTGGCACA is a window encoding:
- the topA gene encoding type I DNA topoisomerase; translation: MSSNSLIIVESPTKARTIVKFLGKGFVVKASNGHIRDLPNNASEIPPTLKKEPWARLGINVDANFEAIYVVPKSKKQNVKDLKDALKNAQVVFLATDEDREGESISWHLVQTLKPKVPIKRLVFHEITKEAIQQALNSPRDIDENLVRAQETRRIIDRLFGYEVSPLLWKKIASKLSAGRVQSVTIRLLVERENERMKFRMASFWGIKAEFAKPSTGETFQAQLTHIKDKRVATGKDFDPNTGQLLKADSIIALDINAARELVESIKTASAVISSVEEKPYTTKPQPPFVTSTLQQEANRKFRLSAKATMGIAQRLYENGFITYMRTDSTTLSEEALGASRALIKEHYGNDYLPPAPRVYKTQVKNAQEAHEAIRPAGANFASQDQVGKELGEEAAKLYDLIWKRTVASQMTDAYGKHIGVSIECNGLTFRASGKTIEFPGFLRAYVEGSDDPDAKLADQEKLLPVLNKGEHLDKRKIDSTEHHTQPPARYTEGTLIKELERRGIGRPSTWASIVDVILSRSYAVRRQTALVPTFTAMAVVNLLEKHFTHLLDYEFTARLEDDLDAISRGEAENIRYLSDFYFGNSHFGLKTLVEQGEKSIDPRDVCGIPISSNDGTPSANLEVRIGRWGPFLTDGTRRAGLPEDIAPDELTPDKAAEILAQSVQEAESLGNDPQTNEPVFLKNGRFGPYVQLGEQIKGGPKPKMASLLAGMKPEEITLDTALKLLSLPRTLGENPGTKEPILAASGRYGPYIKCGTETRSIPTDLATPIDITYDQALELLSQPKKGRSSRGAKVLRELGENPLTKAPIVLKSGIYGPYVTDGTTNASLAKSMNVDELTLEQALELIEARVSNEGETKGKPKKAATTRKKTKSDKDK